A part of Catharus ustulatus isolate bCatUst1 chromosome 8, bCatUst1.pri.v2, whole genome shotgun sequence genomic DNA contains:
- the PPP1R3C gene encoding protein phosphatase 1 regulatory subunit 3C, translating into MIQILDPRPLSSSSMPVDMAMRICIAHSPPLKSFLSPLEDCQRNNFVNRLKPLRPCLHVKCDSQDEQRDWSHSPARAKKRVVFADSKGLSLTVIHTFSEFQEPPVWDLQFDLLGIEDITSNLKLHEEKNLILGFPQPSADYLDFRNRLQKNLVCLETCTLQEKVLSGTVKVKNVSFEKKVHVRITFDTWKNYKDVECVYMNNVYSDFENDTFSFTIDFPPAISSEEKIEFCISYQSREHTFWDNNEGQNYKIVHAEWKPNGVQIPSAKEGYADLQTSRRGQEREPDQMGSPRLSSGLFPQWQSSGQIESSLPYW; encoded by the coding sequence ATGATACAGATCTTGGACCCGAGGCCCTTGTCCAGCTCCAGCATGCCTGTGGATATGGCCATGCGAATTTGCATAGCCCATTCTCCACCACTGAAGAGCTTTCTCAGCCCCCTTGAGGACTGCCAAAGAAACAACTTTGTGAACAGACTCAAACCTCTCCGGCCGTGCCTTCATGTGAAATGTGActcccaggatgagcagagggactGGAGCCACTCACCAGCCCGAGCCAAGAAGCGTGTTGTGTTTGCAGACTCCAAGGGGCTGTCCCTGACAGTGATCCACACCTTCTCCGAGTTCCAGGAGCCCCCTGTGTGGGATCTGCAGTTTGACCTCTTAGGCATTGAGGACATAACATCCAACTTAAAACTCCATGAAGAGAAAAACTTGATTCTGGGTTTCCCTCAGCCCTCAGCTGACTACCTGGACTTCAGGAACCGTTTGCAGAAGAACCTGGTCTGCCTAGAGACCTGCACCCTGCAAGAGAAGGTGCTGTCAGGCACTGTGAAAGTAAAAAACGTGAGCTTTGAAAAAAAGGTTCATGTTCGTATTACTTTCGATACGTGGAAGAACTACAAAGATGTCGAGTGTGTGTACATGAACAACGTTTACAGCGATTTTGAAAATGATACCTTCTCATTTACCATTGATTTTCCTCCTGCCATTTCCTCTGAAGAGAAGATAGAGTTTTGCATTTCTTACCAAAGTAGAGAACATACCTTCTGGGACAATAATGAGGGTCAGAATTACAAAATTGTACACGCAGAGTGGAAGCCTAACGGTGTTCAGATACCATCTGCCAAAGAAGGCTATGCAGATCTTCAGACCTCAAGGAGAGGACAAGAGAGAGAACCTGATCAGATGGGCAGTCCAAGGTTGTCCAGTGGCCTCTTTCCCCAGTGGCAGAGCTCGGGTCAGATTGAAAGTTCATTACCATATTGGTGA